A section of the Syntrophus gentianae genome encodes:
- a CDS encoding IscA/HesB family protein: MFGVSEKAGEKIQEFLKNVEEVHPIRLMLTEGGUSGPSLGMALDEPRDGDEQFQEQGITFLITKDLFEQIKPVFVDFIETEKGSGFHVTSSMDSGDCCGSCSC, translated from the coding sequence ATGTTTGGAGTTTCAGAAAAAGCTGGAGAAAAAATCCAGGAGTTCTTGAAGAATGTCGAGGAGGTCCATCCGATACGGCTTATGCTGACGGAGGGTGGCTGATCCGGTCCATCCCTGGGTATGGCTCTGGATGAGCCCCGCGATGGCGATGAGCAATTTCAGGAACAGGGAATTACCTTCCTGATCACCAAGGATCTTTTTGAGCAGATCAAACCCGTTTTTGTCGATTTTATCGAAACCGAGAAAGGTTCGGGCTTTCACGTGACCTCTTCGATGGATTCCGGCGACTGCTGCGGATCCTGCAGCTGCTGA
- a CDS encoding tetratricopeptide repeat protein, protein MTREPDFDKETLCKSAEQLMSAGKYAEAAALYGRLAEQYPGDTSFLLAQAWAYHDNGQRDEAIACFERLFAGELKQKVFTGFAFDELVRLYRDGRQYDRLVAICRQAVEAQPEEYPLLRELGGSYLLAGMASEAVKIFEELTRLEPDAPELFCLLGDALVATERFDAAEGAYQQAIALDPEGAALFCQRLANAFIETGVLDRAEIQLNRSLEIRPDDPLCLIRMAEVQVKQRRFPEAGHSVEAAVASNPRFAASYYNRMARALADAECHRDAVEIFDRAIALEKNNAFYYLYQAESYDKLNLPEQAEEARRKAESLAPRKRA, encoded by the coding sequence ATGACCAGGGAACCCGATTTCGATAAGGAAACCCTTTGCAAATCTGCGGAACAGCTGATGAGTGCCGGGAAATATGCAGAAGCCGCCGCACTCTATGGCCGGCTGGCAGAACAGTACCCCGGCGATACTTCCTTTCTTCTGGCTCAGGCCTGGGCCTATCACGACAATGGTCAGAGGGATGAGGCCATTGCCTGTTTCGAGCGGCTCTTCGCCGGGGAATTGAAGCAAAAAGTCTTCACGGGATTCGCCTTCGATGAACTGGTCCGGTTATACAGGGATGGCCGGCAGTATGACCGCCTTGTCGCGATCTGCCGCCAGGCGGTGGAAGCCCAACCGGAGGAGTATCCCCTTCTCAGGGAACTGGGCGGGTCCTATCTACTGGCCGGTATGGCCTCTGAGGCGGTGAAGATCTTCGAAGAGCTGACCCGCCTGGAACCGGATGCCCCGGAACTATTCTGCCTGCTGGGCGATGCCCTCGTCGCTACCGAGCGGTTTGATGCCGCTGAAGGGGCTTATCAGCAGGCGATCGCCCTTGATCCGGAAGGGGCCGCCCTTTTCTGCCAGCGGCTGGCCAATGCCTTCATTGAGACAGGAGTTTTGGATCGAGCGGAAATTCAGCTGAACCGAAGCCTGGAAATTCGCCCCGACGATCCCCTCTGCCTGATCCGCATGGCGGAAGTCCAGGTGAAACAAAGGCGCTTTCCGGAGGCCGGGCACAGCGTGGAAGCCGCCGTCGCCTCCAATCCCCGATTTGCTGCAAGTTATTACAACCGTATGGCGCGCGCGCTGGCCGACGCGGAGTGCCATCGCGATGCCGTTGAAATTTTCGACCGCGCCATCGCCCTGGAAAAGAACAATGCCTTCTACTATCTCTACCAGGCCGAATCCTACGATAAGCTCAACCTCCCCGAACAGGCTGAAGAAGCCCGCCGCAAGGCTGAAAGTCTTGCCCCTCGGAAAAGAGCCTGA
- a CDS encoding response regulator translates to MTEEGKNLFNDNAAGSYDASERLFDFLMEHGETALVCENDSAAKEKMNSALKLLNYAVNEAESVEDALQKMRFHVFDVLLLHDDFGAGNGAHELLKALELLDMSIRRKIFVVLVGDSFRTMDNMAAFHRSVNLVVHTGDLNELAAIVKHGVQENKVFYHTYMDALRNMGRI, encoded by the coding sequence ATGACGGAGGAAGGCAAAAATCTTTTTAACGACAATGCAGCCGGTTCTTACGATGCTTCGGAGCGGCTTTTTGATTTTCTGATGGAGCACGGGGAAACAGCGCTGGTCTGCGAGAACGATTCAGCAGCAAAGGAGAAGATGAATTCGGCCCTTAAACTGCTGAACTATGCGGTGAACGAGGCGGAATCCGTAGAGGACGCCCTCCAGAAGATGCGTTTTCATGTTTTTGATGTGCTTCTTCTTCATGATGATTTTGGGGCGGGCAATGGCGCCCATGAACTTCTGAAGGCCCTGGAGTTGCTGGACATGTCCATCCGCCGCAAAATATTTGTCGTTCTCGTCGGCGACTCCTTCCGCACAATGGATAACATGGCGGCCTTCCATCGAAGCGTCAATCTCGTGGTTCATACCGGGGATCTGAATGAGCTGGCGGCCATTGTCAAACACGGCGTGCAGGAGAATAAGGTCTTTTACCACACCTACATGGATGCCTTAAGGAACATGGGGCGGATATAA
- a CDS encoding type IV pilus twitching motility protein PilT — MRRQELDYILTKMLDTFDHVSDLNFTVGKSFQVESSGQLSAVDFDPPCESLTPFQTEMLALNLIGGDRRLTENLISSGSCDSSYELQGKARFRVNIFSQRGNYSIVLRKLETNIPTILDMNLPEAFEKMAQEINGIILVTGATGSGKSTSLAAMLNAINEQKSVHVVTLEDPVEFVHPHKKSTFNQREMGSDFDTFATGLRAALRQAPKVILVGEMRDRETVEIALAAAETGHLVASTLHTVDAGQTINRILGMFPREEERQIRIRLADTVRWIVCQRLLPKEGGGRVAAFEVMGSNLRVKDTILNGESEGKTFYDIISAGKAFGMITFDDYIVELYARGLVSEETAKIYASNKGVVGRGIDSVKSAKGEATTSLGKLEVDTGYGKARRF, encoded by the coding sequence ATGCGCAGGCAGGAACTGGATTATATCTTAACGAAGATGCTGGATACATTCGATCATGTGTCCGATTTGAATTTTACAGTGGGCAAGTCGTTTCAGGTGGAAAGTTCCGGGCAGCTTTCCGCGGTGGACTTTGACCCTCCTTGCGAAAGTTTGACGCCCTTTCAGACGGAGATGCTTGCCCTGAATCTGATTGGCGGGGATCGTCGCCTGACGGAAAACCTCATCTCTTCGGGATCCTGTGATTCTTCCTATGAATTACAGGGGAAGGCCCGTTTTCGAGTCAATATCTTTTCCCAACGGGGGAATTATTCCATTGTCCTGCGAAAGCTGGAAACCAACATCCCGACGATCCTGGATATGAATCTTCCGGAGGCCTTTGAAAAAATGGCCCAGGAAATAAACGGCATCATTCTCGTGACCGGTGCAACCGGAAGCGGTAAATCCACCTCTCTGGCTGCGATGCTCAATGCGATTAACGAGCAGAAATCCGTCCATGTCGTGACCCTGGAAGATCCCGTGGAATTTGTCCATCCGCATAAGAAGTCAACCTTTAACCAGCGGGAAATGGGGTCTGATTTCGACACCTTTGCCACGGGTCTCCGCGCGGCTCTTCGCCAGGCGCCCAAAGTGATTCTGGTCGGGGAAATGAGAGACCGTGAGACCGTGGAGATTGCCCTTGCCGCAGCGGAAACAGGGCATCTGGTTGCGAGCACCCTGCATACGGTCGATGCCGGGCAGACGATTAACCGCATCCTCGGAATGTTCCCCCGTGAGGAGGAACGCCAGATCCGCATCCGCCTGGCCGATACGGTACGCTGGATTGTCTGTCAGCGATTGCTTCCCAAGGAAGGGGGGGGACGGGTGGCAGCCTTTGAAGTCATGGGCAGTAATCTGCGCGTGAAGGATACCATCCTGAACGGGGAGTCGGAAGGCAAGACTTTTTATGACATCATTTCAGCCGGCAAGGCCTTCGGGATGATCACCTTTGATGATTACATCGTGGAATTGTATGCACGGGGCCTGGTCAGCGAAGAGACGGCAAAGATCTATGCCTCAAATAAGGGCGTTGTGGGCCGGGGGATCGATTCGGTCAAAAGCGCTAAAGGCGAGGCGACGACGAGCCTGGGCAAACTGGAAGTCGATACGGGCTATGGAAAAGCGCGAAGATTTTAG